The following proteins are co-located in the Trichormus variabilis 0441 genome:
- a CDS encoding cob(I)yrinic acid a,c-diamide adenosyltransferase produces MTRNGIGIRTAQVRSERLTGQIHVYDGVGKGKSQAALGVVLRSIGLGINAPNNSNRVLLLRFLKGPERDYDEDGAIAALQRGFPHLIDQVRTGRAEFFGPEEITTFDRSEAGRGWDVAKGAIASGLYSVVVLDEINPVLDLGLLSVDEVVGTLKSKPQELEIIATGRGAPQKLLDIADLHSEMKPLHHPKATELLMKGIEIYTGAGKGKSTSALGKALQAIGRGINHPGSTRVLIMQWLKGGSGYTEDAAIAALRQSYPEVVDHQRCGRDAIVWRNSRQELDYVEAERGWEIAKVAIASGLYKTIILDELNPTVDLELLPVEPIVQALLRKPRDTEIIITGRCQNQPAYFDLASIHSEVYCHKHYANQGVELKRGVDF; encoded by the coding sequence ATGACAAGGAACGGCATCGGTATCCGCACGGCACAAGTGCGTTCAGAACGGCTTACTGGCCAAATTCATGTATATGATGGTGTCGGTAAAGGTAAGTCGCAAGCAGCGTTGGGTGTAGTTTTACGCTCGATAGGCTTAGGAATAAACGCACCGAACAATTCCAATCGTGTACTGCTATTACGCTTTTTAAAAGGACCCGAACGAGATTACGACGAAGATGGAGCGATCGCTGCATTACAGCGTGGATTCCCCCATTTAATAGACCAAGTACGCACCGGGAGAGCAGAATTTTTTGGCCCAGAAGAAATTACAACTTTTGACCGTAGTGAAGCGGGACGGGGTTGGGATGTCGCCAAAGGTGCGATCGCTTCTGGTTTATATTCTGTTGTTGTCTTGGATGAAATTAACCCAGTCCTCGATTTAGGGTTACTTTCGGTAGATGAGGTAGTGGGGACATTAAAATCTAAACCCCAAGAGTTAGAAATTATTGCGACGGGAAGAGGTGCGCCGCAAAAATTACTTGACATTGCGGATTTACACTCAGAAATGAAACCTTTACACCACCCCAAAGCCACAGAACTTTTGATGAAGGGGATTGAAATTTATACTGGTGCAGGTAAAGGTAAATCTACCAGTGCTTTAGGTAAGGCATTACAAGCGATTGGCAGAGGTATTAACCATCCAGGGTCAACGCGGGTATTAATTATGCAGTGGCTCAAAGGTGGTAGCGGTTATACAGAAGATGCAGCGATCGCCGCTTTACGGCAATCATACCCGGAAGTGGTAGATCATCAACGCTGCGGTCGAGATGCGATTGTTTGGCGCAATTCTCGACAAGAATTAGACTACGTAGAAGCAGAACGGGGTTGGGAAATAGCTAAAGTTGCGATCGCCTCTGGACTCTACAAAACCATCATCCTTGATGAACTCAATCCCACTGTTGACTTGGAACTACTTCCTGTAGAGCCAATTGTCCAAGCCTTACTTCGTAAACCCCGCGACACTGAAATCATTATTACTGGACGTTGCCAAAATCAACCCGCTTACTTTGACCTAGCCAGTATTCACTCCGAAGTTTACTGCCACAAACACTATGCCAATCAAGGTGTAGAACTAAAAAGGGGCGTAGACTTTTAA
- the fraC gene encoding filament integrity protein FraC encodes MFEDLTIPRIWPIGAILFNLLFLLIAIPIEGYIYHKRLKFDKKTSIFYAIAVNSFSGVIGWVIFFFAEPVLPVPIKAELINYIFFNIFRSTNTQGILILTTFIIFFSTFLMKFFLLRLFVFTLSEDIGKKQEEPQPFYRQKIRFISKIRLQDTNLLTTTLIANSLSYTAITIILLIRNR; translated from the coding sequence ATGTTTGAAGATTTGACTATACCCAGGATTTGGCCGATTGGCGCAATTTTGTTTAACTTGTTGTTTTTACTGATTGCTATTCCCATAGAAGGTTACATCTACCATAAAAGACTCAAATTTGATAAGAAGACTAGTATCTTTTATGCGATCGCCGTCAATAGCTTTTCTGGTGTCATCGGCTGGGTGATATTTTTTTTCGCAGAGCCTGTATTACCAGTACCGATCAAGGCTGAGTTAATTAATTACATATTTTTTAATATTTTTAGATCAACCAATACCCAAGGTATTCTGATTTTAACTACTTTTATCATTTTCTTTTCGACTTTTTTAATGAAATTTTTTCTTTTGAGGCTTTTTGTTTTTACCTTAAGTGAAGATATAGGTAAAAAGCAAGAAGAACCCCAACCATTTTATCGGCAGAAAATCCGTTTCATCAGTAAAATTAGGCTGCAAGATACAAACTTATTAACTACAACACTTATTGCCAATTCATTAAGTTACACCGCCATAACTATTATTTTATTGATACGCAATAGGTAA
- the fraD gene encoding filament integrity protein FraD: MNLLFKDLFGIFKIFEDVYERVRKILVPTTAYSWQTFIYLSVFSWVMSYFATGYIRDIIALCGWLFLIAGTAWYTTDDPLRVPGTFMPVGAVITGFLVSVFAFSNQEDVITSRTVVLWPTISALITAIPEFIEGSDTDSKTRIPKPDARQKIIVLVASCMMISCWLQFYFVLDKWLQEYPSLLAENFGRSTFVITREEQQKIPTNGVVILDRLQPLVEEQIAEKPWSEVERWLLEANVRVGQLGREVLNNNLAQYEEKALWRVEPRVVNNKSGYRLDLLSIWTGPTANPRGYFLRKSCQIDPVATTPINTTTNSRTPEEKKAVAEIQCDRLNKLFSGAAPPQQ; this comes from the coding sequence GTGAATTTATTATTCAAAGACCTTTTTGGGATATTTAAAATTTTTGAAGATGTTTATGAGCGGGTCAGAAAAATATTAGTCCCAACCACAGCTTATTCTTGGCAGACATTCATTTATTTGAGTGTATTTTCTTGGGTAATGTCCTATTTTGCTACAGGTTATATCAGAGATATAATTGCCCTTTGCGGTTGGTTGTTTTTAATTGCAGGTACAGCTTGGTACACAACGGATGATCCGTTAAGAGTTCCTGGGACTTTCATGCCAGTGGGAGCGGTGATTACAGGATTTTTAGTTAGTGTGTTTGCTTTCAGTAATCAAGAAGATGTTATTACATCTAGAACAGTTGTACTTTGGCCGACAATATCAGCATTAATCACGGCAATTCCTGAATTTATTGAAGGAAGCGACACTGACTCTAAAACTCGGATTCCTAAACCAGATGCACGGCAAAAAATCATTGTTTTAGTTGCTAGTTGTATGATGATAAGTTGCTGGCTTCAGTTTTACTTTGTTCTAGATAAATGGTTACAAGAATATCCTAGTTTATTAGCTGAAAACTTTGGGCGTAGTACTTTTGTAATTACCAGAGAAGAGCAACAAAAAATTCCTACTAATGGAGTTGTAATTTTAGATAGACTGCAACCATTAGTTGAGGAACAAATCGCTGAAAAACCTTGGTCAGAGGTTGAAAGATGGCTCCTGGAAGCAAATGTTAGAGTTGGTCAATTAGGTAGGGAAGTATTAAATAATAACTTGGCACAATATGAAGAAAAAGCACTCTGGCGTGTTGAGCCGCGTGTAGTTAATAATAAGTCAGGTTACAGGTTAGATTTACTCAGCATTTGGACAGGCCCGACGGCTAATCCTCGTGGTTATTTTCTGCGGAAATCATGCCAAATTGACCCAGTGGCAACAACACCAATTAATACTACTACTAACAGTAGAACACCGGAGGAGAAAAAAGCCGTTGCAGAAATACAATGCGATCGCTTGAATAAATTATTCTCAGGTGCAGCACCACCGCAGCAGTAA
- a CDS encoding ABC transporter permease, with translation MMRTFVIAKNVFQEVVRDRILYIIGFYVLLLAVAIRALPEFAASTEDKMFLDFGLAAMSVISLIIAVFVGTGLINKEIDKRTILLLIAKPVSRGEIITGKFFGLSSVLTVLVVSMTAIYLLFLQFGNIPHTTPSILIAVLFLCLQLSLITAVAITFGVFTSSLLAIALTFAVYLMGNITQNIVEFSRLSRNPAMEGISQILYLILPDLSRLDLKNDAVYGMQALPDTIALMGNAVYGFVYIAMLLAIAISLFSRREF, from the coding sequence ATGATGAGAACTTTTGTAATTGCTAAGAATGTATTTCAGGAAGTGGTACGCGATCGCATCCTGTATATTATCGGTTTTTATGTCTTGCTGTTGGCTGTGGCTATCCGGGCTTTGCCTGAGTTTGCTGCATCAACTGAAGATAAAATGTTTCTAGATTTCGGTTTGGCGGCGATGAGTGTCATCAGTTTGATTATCGCTGTCTTTGTGGGTACAGGATTGATTAATAAGGAAATAGATAAAAGAACTATTTTGTTGTTAATTGCTAAACCTGTAAGCCGTGGAGAAATTATCACGGGGAAATTTTTTGGTTTATCGTCCGTACTGACTGTTTTAGTTGTCAGTATGACGGCAATTTATTTACTCTTTTTGCAATTTGGCAATATTCCCCATACAACGCCGAGTATTTTAATTGCCGTCTTGTTTTTATGTTTGCAGTTATCTTTGATAACGGCTGTAGCTATTACCTTCGGGGTTTTTACTAGCTCCTTACTGGCTATAGCTTTAACTTTTGCCGTGTATCTTATGGGAAATATTACTCAGAATATAGTAGAGTTTAGCCGCCTTAGTCGTAACCCTGCAATGGAAGGTATTAGTCAGATTTTATATCTGATATTGCCAGATTTATCTCGATTAGATTTAAAAAATGATGCTGTTTACGGTATGCAGGCACTACCTGACACGATCGCACTCATGGGTAATGCTGTCTATGGTTTTGTATATATTGCCATGTTATTGGCGATCGCTATTTCCCTTTTCTCACGTCGGGAGTTTTAA
- a CDS encoding pentapeptide repeat-containing protein codes for MRNFAEPQALLLSQIKDKLCPRRDFNGCNLSGIDLSTVDLSGVNLIGADLSFANLSGCILTGANLTEANLMQANLREAKLHEAVLSEANLTDADLTQANLCGALLWRSQCRNINLWGASLCAADLREADLTQGTLVETSLIEGNLSRANLTDAKLSGATLLEANLTGVNFTNTDLTWANLTKANLTNANLEGTKIALAKLHDTIMPDGKICNPQIVIWE; via the coding sequence ATGAGAAATTTTGCTGAACCACAAGCATTACTCCTGAGTCAAATCAAAGATAAACTTTGTCCGCGTCGAGATTTTAATGGCTGTAATTTGAGTGGAATTGACTTAAGTACAGTTGATTTAAGTGGTGTTAACTTAATAGGGGCAGATTTAAGTTTTGCCAATTTGTCTGGTTGTATTCTTACGGGTGCAAACCTGACTGAAGCAAACTTAATGCAAGCTAATTTGCGTGAGGCTAAGTTGCATGAAGCTGTTTTATCAGAAGCTAATTTGACAGATGCCGATTTAACACAAGCGAATTTGTGTGGAGCTTTGTTATGGCGATCGCAATGTCGTAATATTAATCTTTGGGGTGCTTCTTTATGCGCGGCTGATTTACGTGAAGCTGACCTAACTCAAGGCACATTAGTAGAGACATCTTTAATTGAGGGCAATCTATCCAGAGCTAATTTGACAGATGCAAAGTTATCTGGAGCCACACTACTAGAAGCTAACTTAACAGGGGTCAACTTCACTAACACTGACCTGACATGGGCAAATTTGACCAAAGCCAACTTAACTAATGCCAACCTAGAAGGAACAAAAATAGCTTTAGCTAAGTTACACGATACCATTATGCCTGATGGTAAAATCTGCAATCCCCAAATAGTGATTTGGGAATAA
- a CDS encoding acetyl ornithine aminotransferase family protein, whose protein sequence is MLSIPINQHLPHTPHLVTSLPGPRAKAIVERDRAVTSPSYTRDYPLVVNRGEGCMVEDVDGNVFLDMTAGIAVTATGHAHPEVVRAIQEQSARLIHMSGTDFYYEPMVELAENLASQAPFVHDTKVFFTNSGAESNEGAIKLARYYTKRSLIIAFLGAFHGRTYGAMSLTGSKTVQRANFGPLVPGVTHIPYGTHASLDYLENNLLTTIIPAHEVAAIVVEPIQGEGGYIVPEDGFLQRIRNICDRYGILMVVDEVQSGMGRTGRLFAIEHWNVTPDIITTAKGIASGMPLGAILARAELMTWPPGSHATTFGGNPVACAAGIVTLKLLESGLMDNATQMGELLQTGLTQLHQQFPRMSLPRGKGLMVAVDLLDEDGNFDSKLRDRIIQEAFYHGLLLLGCGKAAIRFCPPLVINREQIQTTLDILAEILR, encoded by the coding sequence ATGTTAAGTATCCCTATTAATCAACATTTGCCTCATACACCTCATTTGGTGACATCATTACCGGGGCCTAGAGCTAAAGCAATTGTAGAACGCGATCGCGCTGTTACTTCTCCTTCTTATACCCGCGACTATCCCTTGGTGGTGAATCGTGGTGAGGGCTGTATGGTGGAAGATGTGGATGGCAATGTATTTTTAGATATGACAGCAGGTATCGCCGTCACCGCCACCGGACACGCCCACCCAGAAGTAGTCAGGGCAATTCAAGAACAGTCGGCGCGTCTCATACATATGTCGGGGACGGATTTCTATTATGAGCCGATGGTGGAACTAGCGGAAAACCTAGCCAGCCAAGCCCCTTTTGTTCATGATACAAAGGTATTCTTCACCAATTCCGGTGCAGAGTCCAACGAAGGAGCCATCAAACTAGCTCGATATTACACCAAGCGATCGCTCATCATCGCTTTTTTAGGCGCATTCCACGGACGCACCTACGGGGCTATGTCTTTGACTGGTTCTAAAACTGTACAGCGTGCCAATTTTGGGCCGTTAGTACCAGGGGTGACTCACATTCCCTACGGCACTCACGCTAGCCTAGATTACTTAGAAAACAATTTATTGACTACAATCATCCCTGCCCATGAAGTAGCGGCTATTGTTGTTGAACCAATCCAGGGAGAAGGCGGTTATATTGTGCCAGAGGATGGATTTTTGCAGAGAATCCGTAATATCTGCGATCGCTATGGCATATTAATGGTAGTCGATGAAGTGCAATCAGGTATGGGGCGCACCGGCCGCTTATTTGCCATTGAGCATTGGAATGTCACACCTGATATTATTACCACCGCCAAAGGTATCGCTAGCGGGATGCCCTTGGGAGCGATTTTAGCCCGTGCTGAATTGATGACTTGGCCTCCCGGTTCCCACGCCACCACATTCGGCGGCAATCCGGTAGCTTGTGCGGCGGGTATTGTCACCCTCAAACTACTCGAAAGTGGCTTGATGGATAACGCCACCCAAATGGGTGAATTATTACAAACTGGTTTAACTCAATTGCATCAACAATTCCCCAGAATGTCCTTACCTAGAGGTAAAGGATTGATGGTGGCGGTGGATTTATTAGATGAAGACGGTAATTTTGATTCTAAGTTGCGCGATCGCATCATTCAAGAGGCCTTCTATCACGGACTGTTATTACTGGGTTGTGGTAAAGCTGCAATCCGTTTCTGTCCACCGCTAGTTATCAACCGTGAACAAATCCAAACCACTCTGGATATCCTCGCGGAAATTTTAAGATAA
- a CDS encoding Uma2 family endonuclease: MSIAQDLQPVAGIIFPPGDIESDQPIEDIIFPPGDIESHEPPLESDLHLRQIILLLQCLELWWQNRNDFYAAGNLTIYYSQRQLKSEDFRGPDFFVVRGCDKKPRKSWVIWQEDGKYPNIIVELLSPSTKATDKDLKKQIYQDIFRTPEYFWFDPNNLEFVGFHLVDGHYQPIEPNPQGWLWSQQLDLHLGVQNNQLRYFTAEGQLVPTPEELAQQETLRAEQQTLRAEQETLRAEQEKQRAERLAAKLRELNIDPDNL, translated from the coding sequence ATGTCAATCGCCCAAGATTTACAACCAGTAGCAGGTATAATATTTCCGCCAGGAGATATTGAAAGTGACCAACCAATAGAAGATATAATATTTCCGCCAGGAGATATTGAAAGTCACGAACCACCATTGGAAAGCGATTTACATCTACGCCAGATTATTCTGTTATTACAGTGCTTAGAATTGTGGTGGCAAAACCGCAATGACTTTTATGCGGCGGGAAATTTGACAATTTATTATAGCCAACGTCAACTCAAATCAGAGGACTTTCGCGGCCCTGATTTTTTTGTGGTGCGAGGATGCGACAAGAAACCACGCAAAAGTTGGGTAATCTGGCAAGAAGACGGTAAGTATCCCAATATCATTGTTGAATTGCTGTCACCTTCGACAAAAGCCACGGATAAAGATTTAAAAAAGCAAATTTATCAAGATATCTTTCGCACACCAGAATATTTTTGGTTTGACCCCAATAATTTAGAATTTGTCGGATTTCATTTAGTAGATGGTCATTATCAACCTATAGAACCAAATCCCCAAGGTTGGTTATGGAGTCAGCAGTTAGATTTACACTTGGGTGTGCAGAACAATCAGTTACGCTATTTCACAGCAGAAGGACAGTTAGTACCAACACCTGAAGAATTGGCACAACAGGAAACATTGCGCGCGGAACAGCAAACACTACGTGCTGAACAAGAAACACTGCGTGCTGAACAAGAAAAGCAACGTGCTGAACGCCTAGCCGCTAAGTTGCGAGAATTGAATATTGACCCTGATAATCTATAA
- a CDS encoding DUF1338 domain-containing protein, whose product MSPKTALNLFSLLWQNYSARVPYARTYEQMITAAGGTVANDHIAFRSLRLLVDSPRGKVNLGINYLSQIAEALGYEPAGEYNFPQTHLYARHYRHPQQIEFDLPKLFISELIVDELPDNIIQLITQTVSTVADEFTSPLTYFSPAEGNDGVIAQQLQKFFTRPWMTPRRSVVEAVNQVTQYGAWVLLHGYAVNHFTGYVNRHQTPEYADIDDTARGLANLGVPMKAEIEGDVTWGLRQTATQAVKEMVTVIDDISGQEVEIPWTYAYYEIAQRYPLQVEPGKEKLFDGFLGNNAQQLFEMTRLVECDAAKIGK is encoded by the coding sequence ATGTCACCGAAAACCGCACTCAATCTTTTTTCATTATTGTGGCAAAACTATAGCGCCAGAGTTCCTTATGCACGTACTTATGAGCAAATGATTACTGCGGCTGGTGGAACTGTGGCTAATGACCATATTGCTTTTCGGTCGTTACGTTTATTGGTAGATAGCCCACGAGGTAAAGTAAATCTGGGTATTAACTATCTGTCTCAAATAGCTGAAGCTTTGGGTTACGAACCTGCGGGAGAATATAACTTTCCCCAAACTCATCTTTATGCCCGTCACTATCGTCATCCTCAACAAATAGAGTTTGATTTACCTAAGTTATTTATCAGCGAATTAATTGTTGATGAATTGCCAGATAATATTATCCAACTCATTACTCAAACAGTCTCTACCGTTGCTGATGAATTTACTTCGCCTCTAACTTATTTCTCACCAGCAGAAGGAAACGACGGAGTTATTGCCCAACAATTGCAAAAGTTTTTCACCCGTCCTTGGATGACTCCTCGACGTTCTGTGGTGGAAGCAGTTAATCAAGTTACTCAATATGGTGCATGGGTATTGTTACACGGCTATGCTGTTAACCACTTTACAGGCTATGTTAATCGCCATCAAACTCCAGAATATGCAGATATAGATGATACTGCCCGTGGTTTGGCTAATTTGGGTGTACCTATGAAGGCAGAAATTGAAGGCGATGTTACCTGGGGTTTGCGTCAAACAGCAACCCAAGCAGTTAAGGAAATGGTAACAGTTATAGATGATATTAGTGGTCAAGAAGTCGAAATTCCTTGGACTTACGCCTATTACGAAATAGCCCAACGTTATCCCCTACAAGTGGAACCTGGAAAAGAGAAGCTATTTGATGGTTTTCTGGGAAATAATGCCCAACAGCTATTTGAAATGACTAGACTGGTTGAGTGCGATGCCGCAAAGATAGGGAAATAA
- a CDS encoding phenylacetate--CoA ligase family protein, with translation MNQESRRKDVIEAWGDFVSTSLESLLKEHIGTSDESAVLSLFHDVVAHVPAYQAFLAERGIDAAAIQTLEDFGRLPAIAKDNYISRYPLTDLCRHGNLSGCDMIAASSGSTGKPTFWPRFFTDELQIATRFEQIFHDSFAADTRRTLAVICFTLGTWVGGMFTTNCCRYLASKGYLITVITPGNNKEDILRVVQELGGNFDQVVLLGYPPFLKDVIDTGIARGVEWQRYQIKLVMAGEVFSEEWRSLVGERVGSQNPCYDSASLYGTADAGVLGNETPLSICIRRFLAQNPEAAKALFGESRLPTLVQYDPVNRFFQVQDGQLLFSGNNGVPLIRYNILDTGGIISYDAMLQFLANWGFNPLETLAATTPNPSRGINQLPFVYVFGRSNFTVSYFGANIYPENISVGLEQPVIQAWVTGKFVLQVKEDADKNRFLSVVVELAPGVEDSEDKRQTIATSILTQLLRLNGEFANYVPPEYQTPQIALAPMGDHEYFPIGVKHRYTRQ, from the coding sequence ATGAATCAAGAATCTAGAAGAAAAGACGTGATTGAGGCTTGGGGAGATTTTGTTTCTACTTCCCTGGAATCTTTACTGAAAGAACATATCGGAACCTCTGATGAGTCAGCAGTTTTAAGTTTATTTCATGATGTAGTGGCTCATGTACCTGCGTATCAGGCTTTTTTAGCAGAAAGAGGAATTGATGCTGCTGCTATTCAAACTTTAGAGGATTTTGGCAGATTACCTGCGATCGCTAAAGATAATTATATTTCTCGTTATCCTCTGACTGACTTGTGTCGCCACGGCAATTTGTCTGGTTGCGATATGATAGCTGCTTCCTCTGGCTCCACAGGTAAACCCACATTTTGGCCTCGTTTCTTCACTGATGAACTGCAAATCGCTACACGCTTTGAGCAGATTTTTCACGATAGCTTTGCTGCTGACACCAGACGCACCCTAGCAGTGATTTGTTTCACTTTAGGTACATGGGTGGGTGGTATGTTTACTACTAATTGCTGTCGTTATCTTGCCAGTAAAGGCTACCTCATCACCGTCATTACACCGGGTAATAATAAAGAAGATATTTTACGGGTAGTGCAGGAACTCGGTGGTAATTTTGACCAAGTGGTGCTGTTGGGATATCCACCATTCCTCAAAGATGTGATTGATACAGGAATTGCCCGTGGTGTGGAGTGGCAACGCTATCAAATTAAACTGGTGATGGCGGGGGAAGTATTCAGTGAGGAATGGCGTAGTTTAGTTGGGGAAAGAGTGGGTTCCCAAAACCCTTGTTATGACTCAGCATCACTTTACGGTACAGCCGATGCGGGTGTGTTGGGGAACGAAACACCCTTAAGTATTTGCATTCGCCGCTTTTTAGCCCAAAATCCCGAAGCAGCCAAAGCTTTATTTGGTGAATCCCGCTTACCTACCCTGGTACAATATGACCCAGTTAACCGCTTTTTTCAAGTCCAAGACGGTCAATTACTCTTTTCTGGTAACAACGGTGTTCCCCTCATCCGCTACAACATCTTAGACACAGGCGGAATCATCAGTTATGATGCTATGCTCCAATTCCTCGCCAATTGGGGCTTTAATCCCCTAGAAACCCTTGCTGCTACTACTCCCAACCCTTCTAGAGGAATTAATCAACTACCCTTCGTCTACGTCTTTGGACGCTCAAACTTTACAGTCTCTTATTTTGGAGCCAATATTTACCCGGAAAACATCTCCGTCGGTTTAGAACAACCAGTTATTCAAGCATGGGTAACAGGTAAATTCGTCTTGCAAGTAAAAGAAGACGCTGACAAAAACCGCTTTTTATCCGTAGTTGTAGAACTAGCACCAGGGGTAGAAGATAGCGAAGACAAACGCCAAACCATAGCCACATCAATTCTCACCCAACTATTGCGCCTGAACGGTGAATTTGCCAACTATGTCCCCCCAGAATATCAAACACCACAGATAGCCCTAGCACCAATGGGCGATCACGAATATTTCCCCATCGGTGTAAAACATCGCTATACACGCCAATAA
- a CDS encoding serine/threonine-protein kinase, whose product MQVYCSKQHANNGGNRFCTHCGEPLPLAVKQVVDNRYRIIRQLGQGGFGRTYLAEDIKKSHKTCVLKEFAPQVEHKEDLQKAKELFEREANVLKKLQHSQIPRFHGSLQAKIGTKDFFFLVQDYVEGDNYLQLLEQRQTQGKTFTEEEVITLLRQILPVLIYIHSQNTVHRDISPDNLILRRSDNLPVLIDFGGVKQLPASQGFWSTKLAGNNTLLGKKGYAPEEQLRQGKVFINSDLYSLAVTALVLLTGKEPQKLYDSYQGVWRWGKEINASIQLESVLKRMLAYKPGDRYQNAAQILTDLPSPSSLTKPPTTHLTKIKTMVVSPGRKVTVLAGKLHNKTQAVSQKLPLPVWLRPFAVSFGGTALVVLTGAGTWALVNSVVRGVSSITIPSISLPELPSLPNPLAQPVSDKNKTSSSEVLSRRQQLEIPETFFIQITDSLFYAQKPELKGRSLTSKPEDAPLRDQWHAVAGEFLNKIEQANLSTAARRKLGSYTQKDYENWRRQARSGQLGNYTASQLNKDTNEKFDQLFPGQQRGKLNQQTFGQVWYAIAADQVSKAQSK is encoded by the coding sequence ATGCAGGTTTATTGCAGTAAGCAACACGCAAATAATGGCGGTAATCGTTTTTGTACTCACTGTGGTGAGCCTTTACCGCTTGCTGTGAAGCAAGTTGTAGATAATCGCTATCGCATCATACGTCAATTAGGACAGGGTGGTTTTGGACGCACTTATTTAGCTGAAGATATTAAAAAATCTCATAAAACTTGTGTACTGAAGGAATTTGCACCCCAAGTAGAACACAAAGAGGATTTACAAAAAGCCAAGGAGTTGTTTGAGCGAGAAGCAAATGTTCTCAAGAAACTCCAGCATTCCCAGATTCCCCGTTTTCACGGTTCCCTACAAGCCAAGATTGGTACTAAAGATTTCTTCTTTTTAGTACAAGATTATGTGGAGGGTGATAATTATCTCCAACTTTTAGAACAGCGTCAAACTCAGGGGAAAACTTTTACTGAAGAAGAAGTGATTACTCTATTACGGCAAATTTTACCTGTTTTGATTTATATTCACTCTCAAAACACTGTTCACCGCGATATTTCCCCCGATAATTTGATTTTGCGCCGTTCTGATAATTTACCAGTACTCATTGACTTTGGCGGTGTGAAACAATTACCAGCGTCTCAGGGTTTCTGGTCTACCAAGTTGGCTGGTAATAATACTTTGTTAGGTAAAAAAGGTTACGCACCAGAGGAACAACTACGTCAGGGAAAAGTATTTATAAACAGCGATTTATACTCTTTGGCGGTGACGGCTCTAGTCTTACTCACAGGTAAAGAACCACAAAAATTATACGACAGCTATCAGGGTGTTTGGCGTTGGGGGAAAGAAATCAACGCCAGTATTCAACTAGAATCTGTGTTAAAAAGGATGCTTGCTTATAAGCCAGGCGATCGCTATCAAAATGCAGCACAAATCCTCACCGACTTACCCTCACCCTCATCCCTCACTAAGCCGCCAACTACCCATCTCACTAAGATTAAGACGATGGTAGTGTCTCCCGGACGCAAGGTAACAGTTCTCGCGGGTAAACTACACAACAAAACTCAAGCAGTGAGCCAAAAGTTACCTTTACCTGTTTGGCTACGTCCTTTCGCCGTTAGTTTTGGGGGAACAGCTTTAGTTGTCTTAACTGGTGCAGGTACTTGGGCATTAGTAAATTCCGTAGTTCGAGGGGTATCTTCAATCACGATTCCTTCGATTTCCTTACCCGAATTACCATCCTTACCCAACCCACTAGCCCAACCAGTCAGCGACAAAAACAAAACTAGTAGCAGTGAAGTTCTCAGCCGTCGTCAACAGCTAGAAATCCCCGAAACATTTTTTATTCAGATCACAGATAGCTTATTCTATGCTCAAAAGCCAGAATTAAAAGGACGTAGCCTCACATCAAAACCAGAAGATGCACCGCTAAGAGATCAATGGCACGCTGTCGCTGGTGAATTTTTGAATAAAATAGAACAAGCGAACCTCAGTACAGCAGCTCGGCGCAAACTGGGAAGCTATACCCAAAAAGACTATGAAAACTGGAGAAGACAAGCACGTTCTGGACAACTAGGAAATTACACAGCTAGCCAACTAAATAAAGACACAAATGAAAAATTTGATCAGTTGTTTCCTGGTCAGCAGCGTGGGAAACTGAATCAACAAACTTTTGGTCAAGTTTGGTATGCGATCGCAGCTGATCAAGTAAGTAAAGCACAATCTAAGTAG